Genomic window (Nitrospira sp.):
CCGACTTACAAGCTCTCATCGGCGAACGGCAAACACACGCACAAGTCGCCCCGGCGCCGGCCCGACCGGCGGCGCCGCGACACACCGCTCCTCCTCCAAGCAGAAGGCCGCATCGCGCGCATGAACCGGAATCCACCGATCCGGGGGTTTCACTGGCAGCCTGGCTGGAAGGGCTCGGCGTGCCGAGTCCGCAACCATTTGTCCCGGATCCCTGGCAGGAAGACGCGCTGGCAGGACTGGCAGAAACAGATGTGGTCGTGAGCGTGCCGACCGGGAGCGGAAAAACCTATGTGGCTGTGGAAGCCGCGCGCCGCGCGATGGACGAGAACCGGACAGTCATCTACACATCCCCGCTGAAAGCGCTCTCGAATACGAAGTTCACCGAATTCTCCAAGATCTTCGGCAGCGACCGCGTCGGCATTCTGACAGGGGACCGGCAGGACAACAGTCAGGCGCCCATCCTCATCATGACCACGGAAATTCTCCGCAATCTGCTCTACGACGCAGCCAGCGGCGAAATCGATGTGCGGTTGGATACGCTCGGGCTGGTGATCTTAGACGAATCGCAATATCTGGCA
Coding sequences:
- a CDS encoding DEAD/DEAH box helicase, whose protein sequence is MTTDELTQLLVQQPIAVLHKLSRGRVHRHFRAGKRRLIELLLQHSSQNLAGLESDLQALIGERQTHAQVAPAPARPAAPRHTAPPPSRRPHRAHEPESTDPGVSLAAWLEGLGVPSPQPFVPDPWQEDALAGLAETDVVVSVPTGSGKTYVAVEAARRAMDENRTVIYTSPLKALSNTKFTEFSKIFGSDRVGILTGDRQDNSQAPILIMTTEILRNLLYDAASGEIDVRLDTLGLVILDESQYLADPERGVVWEETIIFCPSQAKLLLLSASIGNPQDIADWLTSIRPSPCRLVRHSKRTVPLRAGFLHPNGKLTPLFRTAGIPYGQPGQLHPEAKRLFLQYEEDTLPSGRPRR